From Kwoniella pini CBS 10737 chromosome 5, complete sequence:
gaattttttaaattaaatttagtTTTAACTCCTGAAATGTGGTTAGCATGGTAGTTGCgattatcaattttgttAATATAAGTTTTAAATGCTTTAGTGGATGTAAGAAGTAAATGCGAGTATGTGATATATGCATAAAAAATACTTGATATACAACAATTTTATACATAAAATAATGTTGAtaaaatttacaaaatatgaattatgCGATTCAAGCAGATCAAATAAGTACAGgttaattcatcaaatcccTATAATTAGTTCACTCTTTCGATCAAATGATTAATCTTAGTTGTTATTGtctttgaaaatcaaaacagAGCAAATCCCACCGctcttttcatcttcttcaattatcaGACCGTTAAATCCGATCAATTCTGATTAGTGAATGACTCATCAGCCCATGATATCCTTTCGGTATCATCGAACAAACGCAGTAAGCAACAAAAGGGTACTCACTACTAGCTCCTAAGCCTGAAACCCCGTCTAATCCGCCTTCGACCAATCTATCAAGAATCATTGCATCTCCTTCAGTCtcatttttcttctcatccACTTGCTTCTTGATGTTGATCTTCCTATCATCTTTGGCGGCTATCTCGTTCTCAGATACAACAGCACTATTTGGTGAACCATTTCgtttcttgttcttctttctaTTCACGCTATTTCCATTGATCTCATTGTCTGGtgtaggtgaaggagaaggtacAGTCAATTTGAGTTGTTCAATATATTCTTCTACATTTTGACTTGAAGAAAAATGTGATCTAAAAACATTTGAAGGGGTAGTAGAATCGAGTTGACCAGAAGAAGTGGTTATTGTCCAAGGACATTTAGCATATCGTTGAAAAAGAGGTGTACCGGGctatttcattcaaaaaatTACACTCAGTTTTTGAACGAAATAGTCCAATAAGTATGAACGGTGAAAAGCTTTGGTCCTCACGATATTGGAATGACATATAATCTTGATCACGattccatctttatcaacCAAGAAATCTAATCCGTATTGAAGATAGTTCCAAAAACATGAACTCTGCTGATTGGTATTCGTATTACCCCACATCTTTGATAAcctatcatcttctttccaGAATTTCCTCAATGGTGATCCAATGTCCAATATCAGGTCTTGAGCTGTCGTTTGGCCAATTGTTATGCGTAAGAGATGATCTTCGTCCAAACCCAATGTTATGCCTGTGTTTGGCTACCATCAATCGCAAATCCCTATCAGCTGTAATCACTTGAGCTGGTTGTAGGGTCGGACAGACGTACCTCAATAACGCAAGATATTAATCTAGGCTGTaattcctcatcttctgtAGCCTCTATGATGAGCTTATGTACTATATCTTCCCTTGGACCAAATCCCGCATCACCCATATTTGAAGGAGTCAGTTGAAAGGTAATACCAGGAAATTCTAACTTGTTTCCTGCTTTCGATACAAAAGTTGGTCCCATCAATCTACCTACTCTAGCTCTTGTCAATGGAATATGTGATGAGCTTAATACCTGAGTTTCATATGTTAATTCtagatttgaagatgatgaaggaggtACGGTTATCTGAATAAGAGATAATAGTTGATATATTGGTGAAGGGGGGAAATAAAGAGTTATATAAGGAAGGTGTATTGTGACTGCTGACTTATGAGGTGActgattcaattgaagaaatgagTCAGTAAGAAATATACGAATCATAAAGCTCACTTCTTCGTCCCATGATACTTCAACTTTAGGATATTCCGTCTTGTGCGTACGTAGAAGCTCGAGTACATGCCATAGATTATCGCCTACAAAGTCGTTAGATTAGCATATGCCCCTTCTTCCCGATAATAAGACGTCCAATCGCCATTGATTGCAAATAACAATATTTCACTTGCAATAAACTTACCAAGCTGGAATAATCCCACTGATTCTCCAGGTACAACATCGTAGGTTGGGGATAAACTTGTTGTCTTGAGGTTTTGTGTACCTACATCGATCATGTCTGCTGCGATAGCCACTGGACCTTGTATTATCAATTGAGTCTAAATCAtaacaaagaagaagaagaaggagacGATGTAATAGACAAAGatagaaagaaaggatattaTCCggttattattattattattattattgacGGTCTGAGCACGGCGGTACACAGGTCATTCGTTTGATTTCTTACGTCATAACTCATTGATAGGGAATTAAATCTGCAGGCCTGATTTGACCTTCTCTTCATTCAGATAGCTCTTAGTAGTTCAACTAATTCTGGCGTTGGTAAAATTCCATACAGAGCGAAGAGGGGGAAATGACAACTCATCaaaatggagaaggaaGTAGAAATAGAGATATGGAAATTTCTGATTCTAGAGGAAAAGTTATAAAAGCAcctaaagaagatatagatgCAATTCAAACTTCTTTAACAGCTAGAAGACGTATGAGTTTAAAAAGTTTATTAGGTAATTATAAATCACAAAATGCAGCTTTGAAAGgagaaaatcatttaaatcctgatgatgatggattgattgaagatgaagaagaaattgattcaaatgaacaagatgaatattttgatcaaactATTAGAATAGAtacaattgatttagaagcttatcaaaaatcaaaaggaGATCCAATCGATATTTTAAGATtagatcaagaaggaatAAGAAAAGACATTAAGaatgtagaagatgaattgaatattgATCTTCAAAAGGAATATGTTTGGGATGGTGAGTGATAAATGTCATGGTAATGTacagaaaagaaaattaacACTTGTATTTTTTCGTCTCGTGTCTAGTGTTGTTTGAAAATCAACGAGGGTAATTACGTTTCCATAAGAATCTACCGAATCATGAGCGCTAATGAGCTGGCGGTTTTGCGATAGGATATATATTTTTGGAAAAGGTTATTTCTCTGCTGGAGGTTTACTCCCTGCTGATCCATCGGCATTTACAAGACCTTCAGATGATATGCCTtcagcatcatcattagGGAAAAAGAGGTCAAAGTCAAGTGCAGTCAATGATACGGATCCAcaaccttcatcttcggGTGATGAACAgtcaaagaagatggataAGAAAGGTAATCAACGTTCAAATAAAACTTCTTATACTCTTGAAACGTTTCAACCTCCTTTACCAGATTGGGAATATGTAACTCCATGGATGATTAATATGCGTACAGGTACTGATGAATTAGGTTGGAGGTATAATGCATGGTTTAAGAAAAAAGGTTGGTCAAGTCATTCAGGTGTTTTAGGATGGGGTGGTTGGgttagaagaagagaatggATAAGGCTTAGAGGAGTTGATATACGTAAAGATCATTCCcaaattaaaataaatgaagaagaaagagataaacttgaaagaaaaggtaaaacaTTGGAGGATATTTTGATacatgatgatattgaagaaaatgtaCAAGATATTTTAGTTTGTATGGGTAAAATAAATTTGGATAGACAAAGGTTGGAATTATGGGAAAGATGGTTAGCCCATTTGAAgcaaaatgatgataacgATGGAAATCGAAAAAGGCTAATTGATATCTGCGAGGATGAAAAAGCAGTGAGTACTGTTCACCTATTTCTGATTGCATGTTTTCTATATTGAATGTCAATTTTTGTATCTTTCGTAGATTAACAATCTACGTAAACAATTCACTTATCcgacatcatcattctcatcgTTTCTCAAACTACTATCATCACACTCTATTTCGTATCCAGCATCTTTTGATTCCAAGTCCGATTCTAATGACTCTCAAGCTCCAGATGATCTATCCTCGAGAAAGAATCAAGATTGTCCATCATGCAAGGTACCACCTCCATCATCCGATAGTTCCGTAGAATAATCGCCTaattatccttcttctccttctgaGCCTTCTCAGAAAGGTACGCCCTAAGCTTTTCCAAAGCTCTATATCTATGAGAAATCTTATTCTTCTCTTCACCTGCCATTTCGGCGTACGTTCTATTACCACCCAATTCGACAGGTTGGAAAATTGGGTCCCAACCAAAAGCGTTTGGACCTCGAGCAGGAACGATATTACCTTCAGTTGTACCTTCGAAAAGTATTGGTTCTTGGCCTGGACCAGGTGAATAAGCGAAAGTACACAACGCGGTAGCTTTAGTTGAGTTGAATCCCTTTAACATGTTATTAAGacctatatatatataacaTTTTCAGTCAATGCAATTTGAAATAGGTCTCTTTGTTGTATATATGATGTAGTATGcattactcaccttcatGGCCTAATTTACCGAGAAAGTCCTTGATGTAAGGTCCAGGTAATCCATCTAAAGCGTCAAAACATAATGCTGTATCTTCGGTCACGCATGGTGCTCCGAGCTGACAATATCATGGAGGCCATCATTGATAAGTGACGGCAAGCTATAATGGAATTGGCAGAGTGACCTTACCTTCTCAGCAGCAACTTTTACTTTGGCAATGGCTACTTCTTGTGTTGTACCTTGAATTTCGGGGACTACGtggatgatattgatcatttcgTGAGAATGATTCTTCGCAACTTGAATTGTACTTTACGCACCATCAACTGATTGAGAAGTCACAGATATATCACCATTCCCAGCTGCTAAAATAGCTTGTACTTCTTTAAGCTTATTAGCGTTTCCAGTTACGAATACTAccaaaagatcaataatATAATGTGAGCTAAAGTCTCTGTGTTTCGCCCTCGATCAGACGTATTCAGTGATGGGATATCAGATGGCAGATGACTGACCGAAAGATGTCATTCTGCTCAAACGCTCGGGAAGTTCTCCTTACAATTTAAATAAAGCGAAATTGAAACAATCCCAATATTTATCAGACCAACATGAATGTACAGTTAGACGAACGCCTCCACTTTTAACCATTGAGTCGAATAAACTTGGCGACTTTAGCTGAGTAGTAGTTAGCGGAATCATCTTGAAACACGTGGGGAAAGTCACCTTTGTTCCTGGTCATTAATGATTGCGGATGATTTAAGTTACTGCGCAGACAACCTACTAACAACAATATATTAACGACTGCGACTACTCAATTTTACTCGAATATAAATAGTACATACATCACTATTCTCACCTGTTCCATACAACCCGTTGAGCCACTTCTTTACCGATTTTCACCATTTCTCAGATCTGGTCATTGCGAGCACACACTACCATGCTATAATGTTGATATAATTTATCTCGACTTCACCACACCTTAGGACCTGTATACGCCTTCTCGGCGTGGTCATCCTGCAATCAAATCAATGGAAGACCCTACACCACTTGCTGGGCCGTCTCGACCGAGAAGACCTGTAGACAACACGGATATTGCCAACAAGATATTCGCTTTACAGCGAAAGAATGCGAATAATGTTGGAGATGGTATGAACAGGACGTCCCGGCGTTCTGAAACTTCCGAGAGAGATAGAACTCGAAATGCTCTACCTCAGATTGGAGTTTTGCCTCCTACTCAACTTAATAGGCCAAGCCCTCTGGCACATCCTCACTCGTGAGTCTCTCCTTTCTAGTCAACTCtcgaattgaaattgatatgtAATTCTCTTCTTAGCCCAACTAGATCTTCAGCTCAATCTCGCCATCCCTCCTCTCCTCGTAGGGCTCATCCGTCACTTCGGCCACCAGCAGAAATAGACGAATTCTCTCGCGGACCGCATCCATCTAGCTCCAGAGCACTATATGATCCTTCTCGGCCTGCTCCTCCACTCTATAACCCTCAAGGCCCAGCGCGATCACCTCGAGCTGATTCAAATCCCACTATAATATCGTCAGAAGATGAACGACCTAAACGTAGAGTGGAGTCAAGGAGAATGGAAGGATCATCCTCAACTGGACATAAGAAACTCTTTGACCCATCGATACACAATCCTATGCATTTCGCACCACGACCTATCATGACCACGCCAGAATCGTCCGAAGTAGCTTCGGCTTCGTCCAGCAGGTTATTATTAAGAAGACCTGTTAGAACACCAGACGAGGAGGCTGATAGGGAAAGAGAACGTCGAAAGAGAAGGGAAGGTAGTGAGAGGGGTAGTCAATTGAACGCTAAGCGCAAAGAAAGTGATACTCGTTCGAAAGGATCAAGAAGTAGTGAAGGTAGTGAGAGTTTAAAAGATAGAGAAAGGGGCAAGAACAACAGGTAAGTCCCGTTTCTCAACTTAGGATATCTGCTGTAGGGCGCTAATTCACCCTTGGGCACACAGTGACACTGGTGTCAAACCTATTCTGAAAAAGATTCATGATGAGATTAAAGAGCTTGAAGCTGAGCTTGTGGAAATTCATCGGAAGATGTCAAATGATCCCGAAGCTGGAGTTTCTGCTTTACTGGATGGGATAAGCAGCAACGGTTACTCTAGAACTCGTCAAGGTATATCTGGGGATAGGGAGTCAGCTGCTTGGATAGATCTGATAGACAAGCACAAGCGGTGAGTATCCTACAATTCTGACGCAAGCACGTCCCGAGCTGATCCCTTCGCTCAACTAGGCTGGCAGAGTTACATGACCACTTCTTGATCACCCTTTTCGACCCCCTGGTCCCCTCTTCATATCATCAACTATCGGTAAAGTATAATATCCCTTCACGACTTTGGCAAACAGCATTTCATCTCTTGTTAGAACGACTGCGGCTCGCATGGATGTTGGGTCACCCTACTGCTTTAGACCTCCTGACGGATGTAGTCTATGATGCTTATCGATTTTACTCTGAATTGCTGGAAAATCAAGGACTAAGCAATTTTAGAGCGGCGTGGATCGAGGCTTTAGGTGATTTAGCGAGATACCGTATGACAATAGCTTCTTATCAAGACTCACCGGGTAATTCATCCTCTCCGTCAAAGGGAAAAGAACGGCTAGCTAGGATAGATCAGCcggagaaagaagaagaagataatcGACCTGAACCTTCCGGAGCTAGTATAGGAGCTGAAGTTGCGCAGAATTGGGATGTAGAGGACAAAGAAACTTGGAGAACAACCGCTCGGGATTGGTATAATATGGGTATCAACGAAAAGCCTGGTGAAGGTAGATTGCACCATCATTTGGCCCTTCTTTGTCGAGATGTTAAAGGTCAACAGGGTAGAGCATTGCATCATTTCGTaaagaggtgagttgagCCTCATATTGTATAGACTATTCAATAACTGACCTTGTACCAGTTTGACTGTTACCCATGAATATCCCACATCCCGAGAATCCATTCTCCCTCTCTTCGACTCAGCTCTCCAAAATCAACGATCTTTGCCCGAAGCCACCGCTATGGATCTTTTCCTCAGATTGCACGGAATGTTGTTCACTCGCATATCGCTGGATGACTTCGATGCTGTAATGTCGAGATTCATGGAACGTCTTGAGGAAGATGCCAGATTAGGAGGAGTCAGTCAACAAATTGGCATAGGCCAAACTGATTGGATGATCATGGCTTCTGTTTGTCTTGGCAGTATCATGCAATATGGATCGAGCAGCGGAATAGTACGAAAAGCACTATCTCAAGAGGGTGCGGAGCGACGAAGAGCTCAAGCTATGGCCGACAATGAAGATggcgaagaagatggtgaaaaTGGTCTTACAGTCGATGCTCTACAACCGACTCGAACTGTATCACCGATGCCTATGAATGGGATAATCGAGGAAGAACAACCTATCACTTTCACTTATGCTTTGAAGCTATCTTTCGCAATCTTCGAGTTTGCTCTCGCTCATCCCAATCGTATACAAGGATTCCAACAAATCTTAAATCCATACATCACCATCTTTTTAACTTTCTTAGCTACCCTATTTAGGCAACCTCATGTCGGAGCTCAAATCTCCCTGGCAATTCCGTGGGAGACTTTAGtacaattcatcaataccGCAAATATCGAGACAGTTGAGGAAAAGCGATTGGCGAGTGGTATACCTTTGCCTGAAGATTGGCTGTTAAGGGGGAACGAATGGGTTGGACGAAGAGTATATGAAAGAGGATTTTGGAAAACTAAATCTCATAGTGGCTCAGGCAGAGGATCAAGTGGAGGAATTGTTCAACCTAGACAAGGAGCTGCTGAACGTTTCTCATCGGAAATGGATGTACTATTGGCGAATTTTGAACCAGCTCAAATGGACCTTGAACAAGGTATAATTGACGAAGAAGCTGGTGAAGATAGTCCAGCAGCTATTCACTCGCgaagatggaagaggaTTATCTGGGCTACTGGAGTGCTCCTCAAATATGTTGACGGTCTTACTTTAGATCATACTGGCAAATTAACGATTTCCGATTCactgaaagagaaattgaatgaattgcAAGTTGAACGAGAAAAAGAagcggaagaagataaGAGGAGAGAAAAGAGGAGAATGCAAAGAGAgcgagaagaagaaatggaacTTGCACTTGATGAAATGGATGTCGAAGTTGATAGTGAAgacgatgatgaggaaTTAACAGCGCTCAGGAACCGAAGAAAAGAACTTGAAGGTCTTCTCTCTACTCATGCTCCTAGAACTACTttgaaatcgaaatcaaagaaaCGATCGAATCTGAAAATTGTTCCTGGTTATACAATGTTATTGTTCGATACCAACGTTTTAGTAGATTCTTTGGGATTATTCAGTAAGATTGTTGAAAGTGGTATTTGGAGTGTTATTGTCCCTTTACCAGGTAAGCGgtttattttgatattaGTGTTATTGAGATGAGCTAAAATGAGTTGTATTATTATAGTCGTCACTGAATTAGACggtttatcaaaagaacCAGGAACATTAGGTGAAAAATCTAAACAATCTATTAAATATTTAGAAACAAATATAaaaagtaataataatatgaatttaaaaattcagacttcaaaaggaaattatttaaatgatttatcaatccGAACTgaattatctaattttggtaattttggatcatcatcatctattttagaaaatggaaaagaagaagatataaaaaGAACAATGGatgataaaattattaatattgctaatttttcaaatgaaaattttaTTGATAGATCAAGTTTATTAaaaacttcatcaatatctaAAAATAGTATTAAAGTAAATGGAGGAGGAGTAGGAGATTTAGATAAAGTTGTTGTTATTAGTAATGATAGGAATTTAAGATTGATGGCTAGAAGTAAAGGTTTAAAaggaattgatgaaaaagaattacaaCGCATTTTGCAAGTTTTATAATGAATATATACTATTTATTCATttgagttttttttttttttaattgcATTTTCATTGAATTTTAGTTGTATATACTATTTACCTTTGAAATGTATTACTATGCATAATGCATTGCTTCTAAAATGAATCATGACGATATAGATTGACCACTTTGCCACttataattgaattgaaaggtGGCTGTGCGgtatgagaatgagaatgagaatggaTCTGTGCGGTTGATTGGATTATTGTTCATAACGCATTGatctcctttttcattGACTGTACGTGATCTGAGACCACTTTTGACGTGTTTCACTTACTCAGTGGGAGAATGAATACCTTTGTGAGAATGCATTTTGTTAgctaatcttcttttttattatcctttcatcttggtctatcaataaatatatattaaCCCACTTGCACTTATTTGACTACACCCTACTCTAAATTGATACAGGtcaatcatattcatttcACAATACTATCCCTCTCATATTTCTTGTTTTcaatattcaattcaacaCTTCGAaccaagatgaaattgactTTGATCATTCCCGCTCTTCTTTTTACTCTTGGAGCTGTCAAAgcagaattgaaaattacTCAACCTACTGCTGATCACTGGTGTGAGTACATATATATCAGCTACTCTAATCCAGTCTTCGACAGTAGCTGATCTTTCACGTAAACTCATATTGTAGGGGTCGCACAAAGTCTTGGTACTTTAGCATGGGATGGAATTTCTCCTGATCAATTCTCAGTATTCTTAAGTAATTCCGATACAAATGTTCTTGTGAGTGATCTACCAACCCTGGCCTTTCTCACAAACAGCCATATTCTGAGCTTCAGTGTAGATAGTGCAATGAAATAGCTAACGTATATAAACTCCATAGACATCCCTACTTGCCTTGACTTCCATCACATACGCATATGACACTTCTAAAACTATAAATCCGTGAGTTGATAAGATACGTTGAAGCGAAAAGGTCAAGctaatttgaattggatCATTATAGAGGCAGTATAACACCTTCTGGAGGATATACAATCTTACTTACAAATCCACTTAACTCATCAGGTAGCTATCACCGTATTCTGCTAGAAGTATAGCCTTTTGCATTTCACTTCAGCTGATATACGTTGTGGGCGTTATAGACGTGTATGCCAAATCTGAAACTTTCGAGATTAAAGCTGTAGGATCAGCTTATCCAGCTCAAGGATCCCCTTCTGGTGGTGCAAGTGCCGCCGTCGCTACCTCAGCGGTGGGTAGTGTTAGTGGATCTGCCGCCTCTAGTAGTCCTAGTGCTAGTGCGTCTGGAACGAATTCTGGCGCGGGTAGAAAAGAAGTAGCTGGCATTACGATGGGATTTATAGCATTGATCGGTGTCGCTATAGCATCGAATTAGACTTCTCAAGCTGGTAGCCATGCCTATCCCTCCACATCTATCCACGGCTGGCTACCTGTCAAGGGCCTAACATCTTTGACAATAGAGGAGTTTTAAAGCTTGGGGACAACATGTTTTCATATGGTTCACTACAGTATATTCTTGTGTTCATTTGGATTTTATGTGTCATATATTTTATAGCATCGTACTATATGCAGATAAAGGCTCCAGCCTTGCGGTATCTCTCCATACTGATGACCAAATGCAAGGCTTTGCgttcaatatcatctcTCCGATAACATCGGGACTATCCTCCCAATTGTATCGCAGAACACCTTGTATAGGTGGACATGACAAGTGGAGGATAACGATGCATTACGGCATATGCATGAATAGCTGAGGGTTTCACACGCGATATTTGTGTAAGTTGACGCTGATTCCGAGTTGAAGCGGTTTAACCGGTTACGTCCACCAGCTTAGATACGCTAGTAGAGTCAATTCATAGATCACTTCAAACGATAAATAATAAGACTAAAAGCATCATTGTATCTCATTTGTCATTATACAGATTGAATGACAGAGTCCATCGtcttatcatcattcattgATACACCCGCTTCTTTATTATACACTTTACCCCTTTATTCTCATCAACACAAACTCGATCCCAACTACTGCCTTTACGAATCAGGATGAATGGAAGTTCATCctcgtcatcttcttttcaaaacATCAACTCATTGGTGAGTAAGAAAAAATCGTGCTGGTCGATACTCGATACTGTATCATGAGTCTCGGTATACCTCCAAGCTATATGCTAGCGCTTAATATGATACCACGAAGAAGGGTATAAAGCTAATCTTCAACTAAATAGCATGATGTAATTCTAAATTACGTCGAAACATCAGGATACGCCTCTACAGCTCGTATACTAGCCAAAACTCAACTCACACATGAATCGCCATCGAATGGGACTACAAACAACGGAAATGGCGGCGAGGAAGATAATATGGATattgatgaggatgatatCAAAGTAGAAGATGGTCTTGGTAATGAAGGGAAACGTTTGAGCGAtaagaaaggtaaaggagtCA
This genomic window contains:
- a CDS encoding inosine triphosphate pyrophosphatase; this encodes MTSFVFVTGNANKLKEVQAILAAGNGDISVTSQSVDVPEIQGTTQEVAIAKVKVAAEKLGAPCVTEDTALCFDALDGLPGPYIKDFLGKLGHEGLNNMLKGFNSTKATALCTFAYSPGPGQEPILFEGTTEGNIVPARGPNAFGWDPIFQPVELGGNRTYAEMAGEEKNKISHRYRALEKLRAYLSEKAQKEKKDN